A region from the Plutella xylostella chromosome 8, ilPluXylo3.1, whole genome shotgun sequence genome encodes:
- the LOC105397456 gene encoding UNC93-like protein, protein MAAASDAQELPRWRIMKNIVVISLAFMLQFTAFSGAANLQSSINAEGGLGTAALAAIYAGLITSNVFLPALVIKWLGCKWSICISFVTYMPYIAAQMYPRFWTLIPAALLVGFGGGPLWCAKCTYLSVSAETQGKTCKVPVDALLTRFLGVFFMIFQLNQVWGNVISSLVLTSGNNTAAVTAISDELIPSVCGARFLPSADAGAALQPQPSDKIQMMILIYLACMAAASILVSVGVDSIKKTEKQRSTSSPGSTALLAVTLKLLVEPNQLLLVVINIFIGLQQAFFGADFTASFVSCAVGTGTVGFVMMAYGIANALGCVVTGYLAKITGRTPVICVALLSHTGLFLTLLLWRPHAHQSHLMYVIAVVWGLADSIWMVQINAYYGVLFPGRQEAAFANFRLWESVGYIIAYLISPHFRTSTKTYILFVLMFIGTFCYFIVEYKEFKIRKKLDKAKAASDNKGCDNIAFSNID, encoded by the exons ATGGCGGCGGCATCAGATGCTCAGGAGTTGCCGCGCTGGCGCATCATGAAGAACATCGTGGTCATCAGCCTCGCCTTCATGCTACAGTTCACGGCCTTCAGC GGAGCAGCCAACCTGCAGAGCTCGATCAACGCGGAGGGCGGGCTGGGCACGGCCGCGCTGGCCGCCATCTACGCCGGCCTCATCACCTCCAACGTCTTCCTGCCCGCTCTCGTCATCAA ATGGCTGGGCTGCAAGTGGTCGATCTGCATCTCCTTCGTGACCTACATGCCTTACATCGCGGCGCAGATGTACCCGCGGTTCTGGACGCTCATCCCGGCCGCCCTGCTCGTGGGCTTCGGCGGAGGCCCGCTGTGGTGCGCCAAGTGCACCTACTTGTCTGTG TCAGCGGAGACGCAGGGTAAGACCTGCAAAGTCCCCGTGGATGCGCTGTTGACTCGCTTCCTCGGGGTCTTCTTCATGATCTTCCAGCTCAACCAGGTCTGGGGAAATGTCATCAGCTCGTTGG TGCTAACATCAGGCAACAACACAGCCGCCGTGACCGCGATATCAGACGAGCTAATCCCTTCAGTGTGCGGCGCGCGCTTCCTGCCCAGCGCCGACGCGGGCGCCGCGCTGCAGCCGCAGCCGAGCGACAAGATACAGATGATGATAC tAATATACCTAGCTTGCATGGCTGCTGCAAGCATACTGGTATCAGTTGGCGTTGactcaataaaaaa AACAGAGAAGCAGCGGTCCACCTCCAGCCCGGGCAGCACTGCCTTACTCGCGGTGACGTTGAAGCTGCTGGTGGAACCCAACCAGCTGCTGCTCGTCGTCATCAACATCTTCATTGGCCTGCAGCAGGCGTTCTTCGGAGCCGACTTTACTGCT TCGTTCGTGTCGTGCGCGGTGGGCACGGGTACGGTGGGCTTCGTGATGATGGCGTACGGCATCGCCAACGCGCTCGGCTGCGTCGTCACCGGCTATCTGGCTAAG ATAACAGGCCGCACGCCAGTCATCTGTGTAGCTCTCCTATCTCACACGGGGTTATTCCTGACGCTACTACTGTGGCGGCCGCACGCGCACCAGTCGCACCTCATGTATGTGATAGCTGTCGTGTGGGGACTGGCTGACTCTATATGGATGGTGCAGATTAATG CATACTACGGAGTGCTATTCCCGGGCAGACAGGAGGCAGCGTTCGCAAACTTCAGACTCTGGGAGTCAGTCGGCTATATCATCGCCTACCTCATCTCGCCACATTTCAGAACGAGCACCAAGACTTACATCCTCTTTGTGCTAATGTTTATAGGAACTTTTTGCTACTTCATAGTTGAGTACAAAGAGTTTAAGATAAGAAAAAAGTTGGATAAAGCGAAGGCTGCCAGTGATAATAAAGGCTGTGATAATATTGCTTTTTCGAATATTGATTAA
- the LOC105397465 gene encoding UNC93-like protein: MNRNILALGGAFMLMFTAFHGAANLQSSVHPESGTQTLAAVYGSLILSNILLPALVIRWLGCKRAICVSFLAYMPFILAQFYPRIYTLVPAGMMVGFGGGPLWCAKCTYLSVVSEPYARLSGVAAEVLVVRFFGLFFMFYQMAQIWGNLISSAILSSNLGEDVSYLNDTLAPSAQALTNLSQVDFGATCGVNFCHGDAGHVNSNLVPPSPLKMQLLAGVYLACIAGAAALVALGVDPLTRYSAGRKCSGDSVSGLRLLAVTLRQLRHKYQLLLLPVIGYIGAEQAFMAADFTQAFVGCAYGISNIGYVMICFGVVNAAAAPVAGALVKMTGRFPVMVAALLLNLCLLSALLVWRPEPAQWLVFYALAAAWGAADAVWLVQVNALSGILFPGNEEAAYSNFRLWEATGSVLSYASAPYLCVRTRLYILLGLLLAGFAGYSTIELMERRERKNRETSAAERETMMK, from the exons ATGAACCGCAATATCCTGGCTCTGGGAGGCGCCTTCATGCTCATGTTCACTGCCTTCCACGGAGCCGCCAACCTGCAGAGTTCAGTGCACCCGGAGTCTGGCACGCAGACCCTGGCTGCTGTATATGGATCGCTTATATTGAGTAATATACTGCTGCCGGCGCTTGTCATCAG ATGGCTGGGCTGCAAGCGAGCAATATGCGTGTCTTTCCTCGCGTATATGCCGTTCATATTAGCTCAGTTCTACCCTCGGATCTACACGCTGGTGCCTGCAGGCATGATGGTGGGCTTCGGCGGAGGCCCGCTGTGGTGCGCCAAGTGCACCTACCTGTCTGTG GTATCAGAGCCGTACGCCCGGCTGTCGGGCGTGGCGGCGGAGGTGCTGGTGGTGCGGTTCTTCGGGCTCTTCTTCATGTTCTACCAGATGGCGCAGATCTGGGGGAACCTCATCTCTTCGGCTA TCCTATCATCAAACCTGGGTGAGGATGTCAGCTACCTCAACGACACGCTGGCGCCCTCTGCGCAGGCGCTCACCAACCTGTCGCAGGTGGACTTCGGGGCCACGTGCGGGGTCAACTTCTGTCACGGGGATGCTGGACAT GTGAACTCGAACCTGGTGCCTCCCTCCCCGCTGAAGATGCAGCTGCTGGCAGGAGTGTACCTCGCGTGCAtcgccggcgccgccgcgctgGTGGCGCTCGGAGTAGACCCCCTCACCAG ATACTCAGCCGGTCGCAAGTGCTCGGGCGACTCGGTTTCCGGGCTGCGTCTGCTGGCGGTGACGCTGCGGCAGCTGCGGCACAAGTAccagctgctgctgctgcccgTCATCGGCTACATTGGGGCGGAGCAGGCCTTCATGGCGGCTGATTTTACGCAG GCGTTCGTGGGCTGCGCGTACGGCATCAGCAACATCGGGTACGTGATGATCTGCTTCGGCGTGGTgaacgcggcggcggcgcccgtGGCCGGCGCGCTCGTCAAGATGACCGGCCGGTTTCCTGTTATGGTTGCTGCACTG CTCCTCAACCTGTGTCTCCTGTCGGCGCTGCTGGTCTGGCGGCCGGAGCCGGCGCAGTGGCTGGTGTTCTACGCACTGGCCGCCGCGTGGGGTGCCGCCGACGCCGTGTGGCTCGTGCAGGTCAACG CCCTGTCCGGGATCCTGTTCCCCGGTAACGAGGAGGCGGCGTACTCCAACTTCCGCCTGTGGGAGGCCACCGGCAGCGTGCTGTCCTACGCATCGGCGCCGTATCTGTGTGTCAGGACCAG GCTCTACATCCTGCTGGGTCTACTGTTGGCCGGGTTCGCGGGCTACAGCACCATCGAGCTGATGGAGCGACGCGAGAGGAAGAACCGGGAGACCAGCGCAGCAGAGCGAGAGACCATGATGAAGTAA